The following proteins are co-located in the Polystyrenella longa genome:
- a CDS encoding disk-shape morphogenesis protein volactin gives MSISLDVGTDTLKSLRRQGNQLIAKKCRGLFAVMDGSETRRELLNNLKIPYSTAEEQIVLMGDAASHYGEMFQTSSLSLFTEAKSRSDEAVLSAEVLQALIQSILDKPRYAQETCAVVLPATNVNRKLITAAIRDLGYQPLIISSGMAIILAEMVKTSFNGIGLSLGAGSCTMSLAHHGEEVARYTLPLGANWVDEQLAEANEDIGFDSRGHRYLKTERVRNWKESHTGAFVNPSTEGELILKEVYTQMLKELFTQAGENFSLIPRVLNSPQPMTMAVSGGPSRLPGIREMIERTLLTTPFPIEINRVRVVSESLYVVSRGALIHAELEQESSLRKAG, from the coding sequence ATGAGTATTTCTCTCGATGTGGGAACTGATACCCTGAAGTCGCTGCGACGGCAGGGGAATCAATTGATCGCCAAAAAATGTCGTGGATTGTTCGCCGTCATGGATGGCAGCGAAACGCGTCGCGAATTATTGAACAACTTGAAGATTCCCTATTCGACTGCAGAAGAGCAGATCGTATTAATGGGCGATGCGGCTTCTCACTACGGAGAGATGTTTCAGACATCCTCACTCTCTCTGTTTACCGAAGCCAAGAGTCGCTCTGACGAAGCGGTTCTTTCCGCCGAGGTGTTGCAGGCATTGATTCAATCGATCCTGGACAAACCACGGTATGCTCAGGAAACCTGTGCCGTCGTATTGCCTGCGACGAATGTGAACCGGAAATTAATCACTGCCGCCATTCGTGATTTAGGATACCAACCGTTGATCATCAGCTCCGGCATGGCGATCATTCTGGCGGAGATGGTAAAAACATCCTTTAACGGAATCGGACTCAGCCTGGGCGCCGGTTCCTGCACAATGAGCCTCGCTCATCATGGCGAAGAGGTTGCCCGGTATACATTGCCCCTGGGAGCGAACTGGGTTGATGAACAACTTGCTGAAGCGAACGAAGACATCGGTTTCGATTCGCGTGGGCATCGTTACCTGAAAACGGAACGCGTTCGTAACTGGAAAGAATCACACACCGGTGCTTTCGTTAACCCGAGCACAGAAGGTGAGTTGATTCTGAAAGAAGTTTATACACAAATGCTCAAAGAGTTATTCACCCAGGCAGGTGAAAACTTCAGCCTGATTCCTCGCGTGTTGAATTCTCCTCAGCCAATGACGATGGCTGTTTCCGGTGGACCATCCCGGCTGCCAGGTATTAGAGAAATGATTGAGCGAACATTGCTGACCACACCGTTTCCCATTGAAATCAATCGCGTTCGCGTTGTTTCGGAATCACTGTATGTTGTCTCTCGTGGCGCCTTGATTCATGCCGAACTCGAACAGGAATCGTCGCTTCGCAAAGCAGGTTAA
- a CDS encoding aspartate aminotransferase family protein: MPANGSALDALYAERFPTSVKRYEKACKLFPSGVTHDSRYLAPFPVYIKSAKAAHKTDVDNHDLIDYWMGHGALLLGHSHPTLVAAVQGQVEVGTHWGACHELELEWAEWINKLVPSSEMVRFTSSGTESTMMALRIARLVTGKQNVIKFAGHFHGWHDSLIPAAEPPHDNGDYSQPGITQGVMSDLIISPPNDLEALSKLIDEHDPACVICEATGGRWGVVPLRKEFLLGLRKLTEEKGVLLVMDEVISGFRVHPGGVQGLYDIKADLTTLAKILAGGLPGGCVAGRADLMEALSFTNRYGKKMKHHGTFNANPLSAAAGCAMLEQVATGKPCKRASEVAKVLRREFNNLFAEKNINWAAYGDYAMFKIIPNYEGPRPESEDFLPYENDFQQVDRPIEKELSHAFRKAMLVNGLDFMGWGAMTSSAHSDKDVDQTIESFSKGLDLLKEHGFV; encoded by the coding sequence ATGCCCGCTAACGGTTCTGCTTTAGATGCTCTGTATGCTGAACGGTTTCCGACTTCAGTGAAGCGTTATGAAAAAGCGTGTAAGCTCTTTCCCAGCGGGGTCACCCACGACAGCCGTTATCTGGCGCCATTTCCGGTTTATATCAAGAGCGCCAAAGCGGCTCACAAGACCGACGTCGACAATCATGATCTGATCGACTACTGGATGGGGCATGGTGCCCTGCTCCTCGGGCATTCTCATCCCACGCTGGTCGCTGCCGTGCAAGGTCAGGTTGAAGTAGGAACGCACTGGGGCGCCTGCCATGAGCTCGAACTCGAATGGGCCGAGTGGATCAACAAACTGGTTCCCTCTTCCGAAATGGTCCGCTTTACCAGCAGTGGAACAGAGTCAACCATGATGGCATTGCGGATTGCCCGACTTGTCACAGGAAAACAAAACGTCATCAAGTTCGCCGGCCATTTTCATGGCTGGCATGATTCCTTAATCCCTGCTGCCGAACCTCCTCACGATAACGGTGATTATTCGCAACCCGGAATAACTCAAGGGGTGATGTCGGACCTGATTATATCACCACCAAACGACTTGGAGGCGCTGAGCAAGCTGATCGACGAACACGATCCGGCCTGCGTAATCTGTGAAGCCACCGGCGGTCGCTGGGGTGTCGTTCCTCTTCGGAAAGAATTTCTGCTTGGGCTTCGTAAGCTGACAGAAGAGAAAGGAGTGCTGCTGGTGATGGATGAAGTTATCAGCGGTTTCCGCGTTCATCCGGGTGGCGTGCAGGGGTTGTATGACATCAAAGCGGACCTGACGACGCTCGCCAAGATTCTGGCTGGTGGGTTGCCGGGAGGCTGTGTCGCAGGACGGGCGGATTTAATGGAAGCCCTTTCCTTCACGAACCGCTACGGCAAGAAAATGAAACATCACGGTACATTCAACGCTAACCCTCTTTCGGCGGCCGCCGGTTGCGCAATGCTTGAACAGGTTGCCACGGGCAAACCGTGCAAGCGGGCGAGCGAAGTGGCGAAAGTGCTGCGAAGAGAATTCAACAATCTGTTCGCCGAAAAGAACATCAACTGGGCCGCCTATGGTGACTACGCGATGTTCAAGATTATTCCGAACTACGAAGGCCCTCGCCCGGAGAGTGAAGACTTCCTGCCCTACGAAAACGATTTCCAACAGGTAGATCGCCCAATCGAAAAGGAATTATCACACGCCTTCCGGAAAGCAATGCTGGTGAACGGGCTCGACTTCATGGGATGGGGGGCCATGACTTCCTCGGCGCACTCAGACAAAGATGTCGACCAGACGATCGAAAGCTTTAGCAAAGGGCTCGACCTGTTAAAAGAACATGGGTTCGTCTAA
- a CDS encoding MarR family winged helix-turn-helix transcriptional regulator, protein MTDFRFAADDSIPSVTPINPPVKVQLHQPTSHEAVLEHIVSHEPVTRPEDPRDESAARLVDNLLEISQKLRGLLQQHYNEFDLNEVRYTVLQFINQTKEAGCSQAELADKLQQSESSVSTLIERMKNSDLIYPLRSKQDRRKRILVLTDHGRELLKRIEDCHAMRMRVLLEKLQLSYGHELVAAVQEMNEKLEGVSGAWFKQITSDRNESSQAA, encoded by the coding sequence ATGACCGATTTTCGTTTTGCAGCCGACGATTCGATTCCTTCTGTAACACCGATCAATCCACCGGTGAAAGTACAGTTACACCAGCCAACCTCTCATGAGGCCGTATTGGAACACATTGTGTCCCACGAACCGGTGACTCGTCCGGAGGATCCCCGAGATGAATCGGCAGCTCGGCTTGTCGATAATCTGCTGGAGATAAGCCAGAAACTGCGTGGTTTGTTACAGCAGCATTACAATGAATTTGATCTCAATGAAGTGCGTTATACAGTGCTTCAGTTTATCAACCAGACAAAAGAGGCTGGGTGTTCCCAGGCGGAGCTGGCTGACAAACTTCAGCAATCAGAATCTTCGGTCAGTACTTTGATCGAACGCATGAAGAACAGCGACTTGATTTATCCACTGCGTTCCAAGCAGGATCGCCGTAAACGGATTCTGGTCTTAACAGATCATGGTCGTGAATTGCTCAAACGGATCGAAGACTGCCACGCGATGCGTATGCGTGTTCTGTTGGAGAAACTTCAACTGAGCTATGGACATGAATTGGTCGCTGCCGTCCAGGAAATGAATGAAAAACTGGAAGGTGTTTCCGGAGCCTGGTTCAAACAGATTACCAGTGACCGCAATGAATCTTCCCAGGCAGCTTAA
- a CDS encoding efflux RND transporter periplasmic adaptor subunit, with the protein MSYTVIVLLILGGSVWTYSGWNESSQSLDGELITQQVSRGPFRITIAERGTLESQSNVQLASNVEGTTTILDIVPEGTEVEVGQVVCVLDSSSIADKEQQQQITLTDARSKLHQAEEAVEIQETQNESDISKALLNYELAELDLDKYENGDYVQELNELQSNITLAEENLLQSEEDYQFAKRMSRKGYKTLNEVETARIAVSDTQLKLDIAKSKLNVLKTYTYERTIKELKENAKETERERVRVERAGKSALSQATAELEARQLTLKVEEDKLRKYQEQIEACIIKAPQAGKVIYNNSSSRRNESESIEEGTSVRERQVIIKLPDLTKMKVEARIHESRIRMLRAGLPAEIRVDALPGQLFKGKVSTVSSVPLSSSWMSPNLKEYAAEVEISGTDEQIRLLRPGMTAEIEIIVAQENDVLQIPVQAAVSIGRDYYVYTIVDGKPERREISPGETNGKAIEVLDGIADNMTVVLNPRTAFAKEISDFQELKARERRAEEPEAVDEVIEVIDNNSTASNTGGKGEGKRRGEGRQKNGGGKGESKGESESDTASANTGSGRPGGGDTNAFFSQMDKDSDGKISKEEAPGRMADKFTEIDANSDGFIDQSELKSAFAKMTSGAGAE; encoded by the coding sequence ATGAGCTACACAGTGATCGTCCTTCTGATTCTGGGGGGCAGCGTCTGGACCTACAGCGGCTGGAACGAGAGTAGCCAATCTCTGGATGGCGAGCTCATCACTCAGCAGGTGAGTCGCGGACCGTTCCGGATTACCATCGCCGAACGGGGAACACTCGAGTCGCAGTCGAACGTCCAACTGGCTAGCAACGTTGAAGGGACAACCACCATTCTGGACATCGTTCCAGAAGGAACCGAAGTTGAAGTGGGTCAAGTAGTGTGTGTTTTAGATTCCTCCAGTATTGCCGACAAAGAGCAACAGCAGCAGATCACCTTGACCGATGCCCGGTCTAAACTGCATCAGGCTGAGGAAGCTGTTGAGATCCAGGAGACACAGAACGAGAGTGATATATCAAAGGCACTTCTCAACTACGAACTGGCCGAACTCGACCTCGACAAATACGAAAACGGAGACTACGTCCAGGAGCTGAACGAGTTGCAAAGCAATATTACGTTGGCCGAAGAAAATCTGTTGCAGTCCGAAGAGGACTATCAGTTCGCGAAGCGGATGTCGCGCAAAGGTTATAAAACGTTAAACGAAGTCGAAACCGCTCGCATTGCCGTCAGCGATACTCAGCTGAAACTGGACATCGCTAAAAGTAAGCTGAACGTTCTGAAGACATATACTTATGAGCGGACGATCAAAGAGCTCAAAGAGAACGCCAAAGAGACAGAACGCGAACGCGTGCGTGTTGAACGTGCCGGCAAATCAGCGTTAAGCCAGGCAACGGCCGAACTGGAAGCTCGACAGCTGACATTAAAGGTCGAAGAGGACAAACTGAGAAAGTATCAGGAGCAGATCGAGGCCTGTATCATCAAAGCGCCGCAGGCAGGTAAGGTCATCTACAACAACTCAAGCAGTCGCCGCAACGAGAGCGAATCAATTGAAGAAGGAACTTCAGTCCGTGAGCGACAGGTCATTATCAAACTTCCCGATTTGACTAAAATGAAGGTCGAAGCCCGAATTCATGAGTCGCGCATCCGAATGCTGCGAGCCGGGCTCCCTGCGGAAATTCGTGTCGATGCGTTGCCGGGCCAACTCTTCAAAGGGAAAGTCAGCACCGTTTCCTCCGTTCCACTCTCTTCCAGCTGGATGTCGCCCAACCTCAAAGAGTACGCCGCTGAAGTCGAAATCAGTGGAACGGATGAGCAGATTCGTTTGCTCCGACCGGGGATGACGGCAGAGATCGAGATTATCGTCGCCCAGGAAAATGATGTCCTGCAGATCCCAGTCCAGGCCGCTGTCTCTATCGGTCGTGACTATTACGTCTACACAATCGTGGATGGCAAACCTGAACGACGAGAGATTTCCCCGGGAGAGACGAACGGAAAAGCGATCGAGGTTCTGGACGGCATCGCGGATAACATGACAGTGGTGCTTAATCCGAGAACTGCCTTTGCAAAAGAGATCAGCGATTTTCAGGAACTGAAAGCTCGGGAACGACGGGCTGAAGAACCAGAGGCTGTCGACGAAGTCATTGAAGTCATCGACAATAATTCGACCGCAAGTAATACCGGGGGTAAAGGAGAAGGAAAACGCCGCGGCGAAGGTCGCCAGAAGAACGGGGGCGGCAAAGGAGAGTCTAAGGGCGAAAGCGAATCGGATACTGCTTCCGCAAATACAGGATCAGGTCGCCCTGGCGGAGGAGATACAAACGCATTCTTCAGCCAGATGGATAAAGATAGTGACGGGAAGATTTCTAAAGAAGAAGCTCCGGGGCGCATGGCCGATAAGTTCACTGAAATCGATGCCAACAGCGATGGATTCATTGATCAATCCGAGCTAAAAAGTGCCTTCGCAAAAATGACTTCGGGTGCCGGTGCCGAGTAA
- a CDS encoding TolC family protein → MFNLQNYQVLRPDGKAFIHFPEKSVLYGLLVICLISLCNTGCSRSFWRKQADEESYRLLVNKMTDYRWTLPRIDVTPSPYSRLYEPYDPDKPPLPPDDPAAHRYMEHMSYDGKIHGYEGWHKFGQSFTVENPQWLDQFGITPDQLSPSDEEPGEAPPVLANMTLTDALELATINSREYQTEIENLYLAALDLTFERFQFNIRFLGFGGEPSTDLEYESIPDGQNSLRSTSRFGISQLMPSGAQWVVELANNTLWLFSGENSTNTSSILSYSLVQPLLRGAGRKVVLENLTLQERIVLYRTRDLARFRKTFFTDIVSSYLDLMQTVQTIANLENNIELLEDQLDRLRAASELREYNRFTTRLKELEPGIVYPPEVADQIEYDERQLILIWNGEMTSEQMKILRETSDNPLFAAAVSDLIQQQTAEQTSLELIQLESRFVNSQNSLRQARQNYQTALDQFKLLLGLPTDFGITLDKSLIIPFQLIDEALSGTTEELKDSIAMIPEPEGSPSIDDYLEVADRFEQVFLELQRQTIDLVEIDADKVKTLVETRRAEANNSTNSVTNLPRLEQDVERDLRLLEDEKSSFDLEKERLKELKVQLVEYREQDSVTPELLELIYEQLGEIRQQLIRISQSLQVLQIGLRVELISLEPFDISMNNAVAYALANRLDLMNAKARVMDARRQMEVAANNLEAVLNVRAEGDIRTPVGTRPFDFRGSLSSFRIGLGFTAPLDQINERNNYRASLINYQQAQRDYMSLEDRVKQQVRQSQRNLMVLQQNFETARQSVRINARQYDITVELANSRNPSPNQGLNILNALDSVLGAQNQLIGIFINYETNRLNIYRDMGMMEIDERGVWEDPFYQGNSTRLGSSPPNLLQGPPLPPPMVQQNSETTSVKESSADVKLVSDLDIPQPASSQLKNTSLPTANVKTAENNETTPNATTQVRPFESNPFLDPSPSESTPAAHELSENTHDQNNELHSDRPSDSGGQRLDLQRLERE, encoded by the coding sequence ATGTTCAATCTTCAGAATTATCAGGTACTGCGGCCAGACGGGAAGGCATTCATACACTTTCCTGAAAAATCCGTGTTGTATGGCCTGCTGGTCATCTGCCTGATCAGTTTATGCAATACGGGGTGCTCTCGTTCCTTCTGGCGAAAGCAGGCCGATGAAGAATCGTATCGATTGCTGGTCAACAAGATGACAGACTACCGTTGGACGCTTCCACGGATTGACGTCACCCCCAGCCCTTACAGCCGTCTGTACGAACCTTACGATCCCGACAAACCGCCGCTGCCTCCGGACGATCCTGCGGCACACCGTTATATGGAGCACATGAGCTATGACGGCAAAATTCACGGATACGAAGGCTGGCATAAATTCGGACAGTCGTTCACAGTGGAGAATCCGCAGTGGCTCGATCAGTTTGGAATCACGCCGGATCAGCTAAGTCCGTCGGATGAGGAACCGGGCGAAGCACCTCCCGTGCTTGCGAACATGACATTAACCGATGCGCTTGAACTGGCTACGATCAACTCACGCGAATATCAAACAGAAATCGAGAACCTTTACCTTGCCGCGCTCGACCTTACATTCGAACGGTTTCAATTTAATATTCGGTTTCTTGGATTCGGCGGCGAACCCAGTACCGACCTCGAATATGAATCCATACCAGATGGACAGAATAGCCTGAGATCCACCTCACGATTTGGTATATCCCAACTGATGCCCAGCGGGGCGCAGTGGGTGGTCGAACTGGCGAATAACACGCTGTGGCTCTTCTCCGGTGAGAACTCCACGAACACCTCTTCGATACTCTCTTACTCACTCGTGCAGCCTCTGTTACGTGGAGCAGGCCGGAAGGTCGTTCTGGAGAACTTGACGTTGCAGGAGCGGATCGTGTTGTATCGCACACGCGACCTCGCCCGGTTCCGAAAAACTTTCTTTACCGATATCGTTTCAAGTTATCTTGATTTGATGCAAACGGTACAGACCATCGCGAACCTGGAGAACAACATCGAGCTTCTCGAAGATCAGTTGGATCGATTAAGGGCTGCCTCAGAACTCCGTGAATATAATCGATTCACCACGCGCTTGAAGGAACTTGAACCGGGGATTGTATATCCTCCTGAAGTTGCTGATCAGATTGAGTATGACGAGCGTCAGCTCATCCTGATCTGGAATGGCGAAATGACTTCAGAGCAGATGAAGATTCTTAGAGAGACCTCTGATAACCCACTCTTCGCAGCGGCTGTTTCCGATCTGATTCAACAACAGACGGCCGAGCAGACTTCGCTCGAATTAATTCAGCTGGAGTCCCGGTTCGTCAATTCTCAGAACTCACTCCGGCAGGCCAGACAGAATTACCAGACAGCACTGGACCAGTTCAAGCTGTTGCTCGGTTTACCGACGGACTTTGGCATCACACTGGATAAATCCTTAATCATTCCGTTCCAACTGATCGACGAAGCACTTTCAGGCACCACCGAGGAACTGAAGGACTCGATCGCGATGATTCCGGAACCGGAGGGAAGTCCGTCGATCGACGATTACCTCGAAGTCGCGGATCGATTCGAGCAAGTCTTTCTTGAATTGCAGCGTCAAACGATCGACCTTGTTGAGATTGACGCAGATAAGGTGAAGACCCTAGTTGAAACTCGCCGCGCCGAAGCGAATAATTCTACAAACTCCGTTACGAATCTCCCCCGCTTGGAACAGGACGTTGAACGCGACTTGAGACTGTTGGAAGATGAAAAAAGTTCGTTTGATCTTGAAAAGGAACGACTCAAAGAGCTGAAGGTTCAGTTGGTTGAATATCGCGAACAGGATTCAGTGACACCAGAACTTCTAGAACTGATTTACGAACAACTGGGAGAGATCCGTCAACAACTGATTCGAATTTCGCAGTCACTCCAGGTATTACAGATTGGTTTGCGGGTCGAATTGATTTCGCTGGAGCCGTTCGACATTTCCATGAATAATGCCGTTGCGTATGCCTTAGCGAACCGACTTGACCTGATGAATGCCAAGGCGCGAGTGATGGATGCCCGTCGGCAGATGGAAGTCGCGGCGAACAATCTGGAAGCAGTTTTGAATGTAAGGGCCGAGGGGGACATTAGGACACCTGTCGGTACTCGGCCATTCGACTTCCGCGGTTCCCTCAGTAGTTTCCGGATTGGGCTTGGATTTACGGCACCTTTGGATCAGATTAATGAACGTAACAATTACCGAGCATCACTCATCAATTATCAACAAGCTCAGCGAGACTACATGTCGCTGGAAGATCGTGTCAAACAACAAGTTAGACAAAGCCAACGAAACCTGATGGTGCTGCAGCAGAACTTTGAAACAGCCCGACAGTCAGTGCGGATTAACGCTCGTCAGTACGATATTACAGTAGAACTGGCGAATTCGCGGAACCCTTCGCCGAATCAGGGGTTAAATATCCTGAACGCCCTCGACAGTGTGTTGGGTGCGCAGAACCAGTTGATCGGAATCTTCATCAATTACGAAACGAATCGCCTTAACATTTACCGTGACATGGGTATGATGGAAATAGACGAACGAGGTGTCTGGGAAGATCCCTTCTATCAGGGTAATTCGACCAGACTTGGTTCTTCTCCCCCGAATCTACTTCAGGGGCCTCCACTCCCACCACCAATGGTTCAACAAAACTCGGAAACGACTTCGGTAAAAGAATCCTCCGCTGACGTAAAACTGGTTTCTGATTTGGACATACCCCAACCTGCCTCCTCGCAGTTAAAGAACACATCGCTTCCTACAGCGAATGTCAAAACTGCGGAAAATAATGAAACGACTCCAAACGCGACAACTCAAGTCAGGCCCTTTGAATCTAACCCATTCCTGGATCCTTCCCCTTCCGAATCCACTCCTGCGGCACATGAGTTGAGTGAGAATACACATGATCAAAATAATGAGCTACACAGTGATCGTCCTTCTGATTCTGGGGGGCAGCGTCTGGACCTACAGCGGCTGGAACGAGAGTAG
- a CDS encoding histidine triad nucleotide-binding protein, producing MAEKTIFKKIIDGEIPADIVYEDDQSLAFRDVNPQAPTHILIIPRKEIASIDHLSAEDEQVMGHLFLVAQKIAKQENLTDGYRTIINCGEGAGQTVFHLHVHLMGGRNLTWPPG from the coding sequence ATGGCTGAAAAAACGATCTTCAAGAAAATCATCGACGGTGAAATCCCTGCGGACATCGTTTACGAGGACGATCAGTCTTTGGCGTTTCGCGATGTGAATCCGCAGGCACCAACCCACATCCTGATTATCCCTCGCAAAGAGATCGCGTCCATAGACCACCTTTCCGCCGAAGACGAACAAGTGATGGGGCACCTGTTTCTGGTCGCTCAAAAGATTGCTAAACAGGAAAACCTGACCGACGGTTATCGCACCATTATCAACTGCGGCGAAGGTGCGGGCCAGACCGTTTTTCATTTGCATGTCCACCTGATGGGCGGTCGAAATCTGACGTGGCCACCCGGTTAA
- a CDS encoding ABC transporter ATP-binding protein translates to MQYAAELINIEKHYDLGSVLVKALRGVSMTFPRGDYVAIMGSSGSGKSTLLNLLGGLDRPTHGEYYLGGTDVAKLSDDDLSFKRNQMIGFIFQSYNLIPQYTVLENIAMPLAYRPGYPAINAKDTAHCEELAGRVGLSDRLGHRPYQLSGGQQQRVAIARALVNEPEIILADEPTGNLDSATEAEIMALLGELNKEGKTIIMVTHEDAVAREAKRQIFMKDGLVAGEGVFPG, encoded by the coding sequence ATGCAGTACGCAGCCGAACTCATCAATATTGAAAAGCATTACGACCTGGGGTCGGTGCTGGTGAAAGCGCTGAGGGGTGTATCGATGACGTTTCCGCGTGGGGATTACGTCGCCATCATGGGATCGTCCGGTAGTGGGAAAAGTACACTGCTGAACCTGCTGGGCGGGCTCGACCGTCCGACACATGGAGAATATTATCTTGGTGGTACCGATGTAGCGAAGCTATCGGATGATGATCTTTCCTTCAAACGAAACCAGATGATTGGATTTATCTTTCAATCGTACAATCTGATTCCGCAATATACCGTGCTGGAAAATATTGCGATGCCGCTGGCGTATCGGCCTGGTTATCCAGCCATCAACGCTAAGGATACCGCCCATTGCGAGGAATTGGCCGGTCGTGTCGGATTGAGTGATCGACTGGGACATCGCCCCTATCAACTTTCCGGGGGGCAACAACAGCGCGTCGCCATCGCGCGAGCCCTGGTGAATGAACCGGAAATCATCCTTGCCGATGAACCGACAGGAAACCTCGACTCGGCAACGGAAGCGGAGATCATGGCACTACTGGGTGAGCTTAACAAAGAAGGTAAGACAATCATTATGGTCACCCATGAAGATGCCGTCGCCCGGGAAGCCAAACGACAAATCTTTATGAAGGACGGTCTTGTAGCCGGAGAAGGAGTCTTTCCGGGTTGA
- a CDS encoding ABC transporter permease, protein MIANNTIRTVRSALKSLMLHKLRSGLTMLGIVFGVFSVIAMLAIGEGASLQAQKQVLELGATNIIIISVKPPAETQQSNSSSRVLQYGLLRSDYDLLIKTIPTVVSAVPIRESQQHVRYLDKEMNSRLVGCTEEYIGMNHLEVERGRFISEQDQVNMLNVAVIAREVADTLFPLSDPIGKSIRVDDNYFKVVGITKDRTASAAIGGSLSGQDYNKDIYIPLRTFFVRLGDLIVARQTGSFSAEQVELNQITLKVDDPEQVIATSEVVRETLEKTHARKKDYAVVVPLELLEQARQIRLLFNAVLGSIAAISLVVGGIGIMNIMLATVTERTREIGVRRALGARQRDITEQFLTETIVLSGTGGVIGVLLGLSTPLAFSVIRSVLKQFLLEGADSSSEAGRIFFEMEPQIAVWSLPLAFGISVGIGIIFGLYPARSAARLDPIEALRHE, encoded by the coding sequence ATGATTGCTAATAACACAATCCGCACAGTTCGATCGGCATTAAAAAGCCTGATGCTGCACAAGTTGCGCTCCGGCTTAACGATGCTGGGGATCGTGTTTGGGGTGTTTTCCGTAATTGCCATGCTGGCCATCGGCGAAGGAGCCAGTCTTCAGGCCCAAAAACAGGTGTTGGAGCTGGGAGCGACGAATATCATCATCATCTCGGTGAAACCCCCTGCCGAAACGCAGCAATCGAATTCAAGTAGCCGCGTACTTCAATACGGTCTCCTCCGATCTGACTACGATCTCTTGATCAAAACCATTCCTACTGTCGTCAGCGCGGTTCCCATCCGGGAAAGTCAGCAGCATGTACGGTATCTCGACAAAGAAATGAATTCCCGTCTTGTCGGTTGCACGGAAGAGTACATTGGCATGAACCACCTGGAAGTTGAACGGGGGCGGTTCATTTCCGAACAGGACCAGGTCAACATGCTGAATGTGGCGGTCATCGCCCGAGAAGTCGCCGACACGCTTTTCCCACTTTCGGACCCCATCGGAAAATCAATCCGGGTCGACGATAACTACTTCAAAGTGGTCGGCATTACCAAAGATCGAACCGCCTCGGCCGCCATCGGTGGATCGCTTTCCGGTCAAGACTACAACAAAGATATCTACATTCCCCTGCGAACATTCTTCGTTCGTTTGGGAGACTTGATCGTCGCGCGACAAACAGGTTCCTTCTCTGCAGAACAGGTAGAGCTGAACCAGATCACGCTCAAGGTCGATGATCCCGAGCAAGTCATCGCGACTTCGGAAGTGGTGCGGGAAACTCTGGAGAAAACCCACGCTCGCAAAAAAGACTACGCCGTCGTTGTTCCTCTGGAACTCCTGGAACAGGCGCGGCAAATCCGGTTGCTCTTCAATGCGGTGCTGGGTTCCATCGCGGCCATCAGTCTGGTTGTAGGGGGGATCGGTATTATGAACATCATGCTGGCGACCGTCACGGAGCGAACTCGAGAAATTGGGGTTCGTCGTGCGCTGGGTGCTCGGCAACGAGACATTACCGAGCAGTTCCTGACCGAGACTATCGTGCTCTCGGGAACGGGTGGTGTGATCGGTGTGTTACTCGGCCTTTCGACTCCGCTGGCCTTTAGTGTCATCCGATCGGTGTTGAAACAGTTCCTGCTCGAAGGGGCCGACTCATCCTCGGAAGCGGGGCGTATTTTCTTTGAGATGGAACCGCAGATTGCCGTCTGGTCTTTGCCACTGGCGTTTGGGATTTCAGTCGGCATCGGAATCATCTTCGGACTTTATCCTGCCCGCTCCGCTGCCCGTCTCGACCCGATCGAAGCCCTGCGGCATGAGTAA